The following nucleotide sequence is from Dunckerocampus dactyliophorus isolate RoL2022-P2 chromosome 7, RoL_Ddac_1.1, whole genome shotgun sequence.
atgctgggtaataaaaagtacattcagcaataattTGGTTGGTAacaaaagataaaaaaataaaaataaaaaaataaatcggcACTGGATTGGATcagcaagactattaaaaataaaaatcggaCCGGATGCCAAAAAGTGTGGATCGGTACATCCCTAGTTTtggcaccttggcacgttttgtcaatcatacaggtgggtggaggcggggcagctagcatacacacagagtgcagaagcgTGTAACATAGCAGAAATTCAATtagaatggttgtttgtctatccatgccctgccattggctggccaccagtccagggtgtaccccgcctctcgcctgaagtcagctgggataggctccagcatacccccgacccgagtgaggataagcaggatagaaaatggatggattgcaatatattgttggggttttttcccGTTGTACTTTTGTCTTGTAGACCCACGAGTGTCTGGCGACACCCCTACTATGCAGTAAAGACATTTTGCCACCATCTTGTGACCTTTCCAGAAAATCAAGTCAAGATGTGCTCAGGCTGGATTGTAAAAGTTGGCCGTGTTGAAATGGAAGGAAAACTGCAGTTAAATGTGTCACTTGATCCTCATTAAGGGCTGACGTCTCCTCCGTGTGTGAACCTTCTCCCGCTGCTCACGTGATTAAACGCCATTGGCGATTGGCTTCAAATGCGTCTGAGTGTAAGACTACACGACGTGGATGCAGATCATCTTTTCTTTCTCATATGACATCAAAACCTCCAACTTTTTTATATCCATTTCTTTTATTTAGACggaagtgtagtttgtgtacacctggaggtaagaaggcccggaactaattaggatttgattgattagtcctaatgaaatgtcATGACTTTACTgccaccacatcactactaccaggagaagCAGAGTACAGAGCGAGAGGagacacctgctgtggcccagcaaggtgcactgtattcaggcagaCGCTctgaggtctctggcaaaccttttgcactttaagggtttcaggtggctgataaggttgtTGGTGTGGTCAATGGTCCCCCAtggtggagcatttggtacaactagcatgtgaaatgtctctgaaagtgaatatttgtttacaggtcagctcaggggaagttatgaAAGGCTGTTGCACAGtgcgggtaatctcgcctcgctggagcgttttttttaaatatttgtaatgttatCAAATTgaatcggtatgatgtcataattccctcataatTATTGTGCACTCTTAATTACAACCTTGGTTTTGTTGCTGCCGTGTTGTACGATATTCTTGTTCATAAGTCACCATGTGGTCAAAAATTAATcaagttgaaaaatggcccaaCAATGACATTTAGGACACGTTATCACGTATCGCATTTATGGTACTCTTCTAGTTGAGGTTTTCTATTTCTGGTGGGTGCAAATGTCTGATTGGTTCATCTGCTCCAGTCATTTCCAGCAGGGCGACTGTGATGTTGAGTGTAGCAGCTTGACACGCTCcagccaaaaaaacaaagtaaaaaaacataacacaCCCCCAAGGAAGATACGAGCAAAAGAGGTTCTAAGGCATCACGAGGTTTGAGCAGCGAGTGCGGTGCTGTCGATATACAAACTCATAGAGTCCAACTTTTCTTGGAAGAAGAATCCGCCAGGACACAGGAAGCTGAGTGGAGAGCCGCCAGCGACAGCTAGCTGAAAATATCATTTGATATATACTCTATAGTATAGCTAATATACCGTATCACTTTCTGCTCGCAGTGAGTGGCGCAGTCTCACCTTGTTGCAGTGGATtcttcacaacaacaacaaaaaaataaacatcctGCGGGCAAGTAAGGCCAAaatgtgaaacaaaaaaagcaagcgAGATTATTTTCCAGGTTTGGCAGCAGAGGCGGCCTGCGTGGCAGGGCGGGCCGGTGGCGCCGCCGTCTGAGGAGGCGGATGCAGGCCGGCCTCGGTGCCGATGTTGACGGTGATGTTTGTGTAGAGGGGCAGGTACTCCCGGGAGAGAACCTCGTACTCGGCCGTGTTCATCCCGTCCTCCTTCCACATCTGACGCGTCTTGGCCAGCATGTTGAACCTGGACCAGGCAGGGGTTGGAGAGGGGAAAGTAACAACTCAATAAAAAACACGTCTTTTAAGTCTTTTAATTGCAGTCTTGGAGCCCTGATTTCatagcaaaaatgttttatgaaaggagtactttcattttgttcttttcaaccttttttttggtgtcacaAGTACTTTGAAATAGCAATCAAATGTTCCTGAATGATTCCTTTCAATAAAAAGCTTTGTAAACTCGCCGGTGTGCCGTCAGCGGTTCACTCATTCACATAAACGACACAAAGAAAAGGGCTTGCTTTACGTCAAAATAACTACAGTGAAACTATCAAGCTATTTTaacgttcttcttgtacatttttttctcataatattatgactttatgcccGTGATATTAgaagtttttccccaacctaatttttcagaaatgactttattttgtttagttggtttctcataatacagtcaaacttgtctattggggccactagagggagtctgcaaaagtggccgctatagacaggtggcctctatagacaggttggcgtccagtttgaatgttgactagtagagggaaaaaacaggaaaaaaagggaaaaaaataataatgttgaccagtagagggcactgtgtgactgcagataaaagttgtacagcactactaggcttgttattatccacaacgcacagaacaaagctgtgctagtaatgtcttacgcttgtttttaatattttattttttatacggcagagtgtcattacagctttagttcatcaggaagtgacgggaagtgacggtgggcgtcccgagcaggagagctaggctcagtgctagctgtgagtttggagagagttgggaagtgtgtttatgttggcgtggatgtaaagtcctgcagtgttctccgctgttaataaagccattaaagtgcatcggcgacgtgagtctctccttccccacaacaagcggcattacagtattgacccgtgcacaccaggaaataaacggtgtcatttcttacaggcattggctggacagctatgtagtggggcttgtttaacctttgccttgtgggcaagcaggaaggagagacgatgctgagagatgtgtgtgtgttctgagctgctgtctggtggccgcgttcaataaataaagttggcagaagcaacaggagaagtttccttctttgcttcggagctgaataacactgacaagttaacagactagtagcgaacggaaaagaagacggctttgtttgtgtggaatgcagaagatgaggactttgatggatttgtggatgaggattgatgaaaaataatgtgagtacattctaaaatacttcaataaaatacaacccaactcagttttgctcccgctgccgcgtgcatgctagcgtatgttttttttattgtagcgtcgctgggagcacgtcctgttcccagcctactttgcggtaatgttttggtgcaaatgctcttaaagttacatgtttgaccaggaaatagcaagctcaaaagaagacggcttttttatgtggaacaactgacagtttgtgtggatcttgtgaatgattgtgactgagctaggactcagtaattaaagtctacacacgacggcttcattgattgaaaaactaaactttttcgtgcatgaagcttctacttaaGTCGGTACTTTGGTCGCTATacgcggtcagatattgaccaagggagacaaaatgggtggccgctggccgcgttggacaggtgactgctatacacagggtctataacatgtgcatttgctgcgggggatttgtcagtggccgctaagacaggtttgacaaatataacaccatcaactatttacaattttcacatttggaactgaactatgtgtgtgcacacgtgcacGTTTTCATGCCTTAAAATCATCACtgcaatgcataaccttctgcacgccacactcccccacgctctctcacttcctcattgctgtcatgtgtgtttcttccatccacatgatctctgccgagctctcatctaatgcacttctgccacctggtggccgtttttatagagtaaaattgctgctgaagtgaaatgcattagtgagagttgcatcatcacctctttttgcctctcgcgcaaaaaaaagtAACGTTGTTGAGATCaggcgtttgggtttataaaaatgtgtaacaacgtctttggtattgaatgagttaataatgtATCACTTGTGTTTTGGCTAGCTACTTGTGTTTAGCATATCAAATGTACATTTGTAGCTagcaaattcattttttttaatgttacagTTACCGCACacataaatgtttttctcaGCTGCTCATCTAAGATTCATTTCCAACCACTTCCCATGACTGTtcttcaaggaaaagtgcacattttttgCCCCTTACCCACAAACCCTTATGAGAGACAGGAACACACACGTCTCTTTTCCGTGCATTctaaaagatacaaaaacagataaaaaggtgCAGCTAAGAAtcttattccacctataaagccttctgtaaaaaacctccaacaaggctcaatttccataatgtgacctgcatgttaaccaagctacagggacattgttattgttattaacattgtaacagtgtaagggctaagctacgtgctcgttcgactgcatttgtcatgggcaccgctgatgactacaaaaaggccagatatgacctgaggaggtccatacgggaggccaaaagacagtacagacagaagctggagggctactattccacctcagaccctcggcgcatgtgggcggggctccagcacatcacagactatcaacAGCAGAgcagcgtagccacgtccagccaaaccacacttcctgataagttgaatgagttctatgcccgctttgacacccaaactcctgatgagcagagagggtggctgaacctggggagcacacaggactcacctctcatggtgacatcagctgatgtgtgcagggttctaaacaaaacaaacccacgaaaagcagcagggccagataacatctcaggacgtgcacttcgggtttgctcatcagagctagctgatgtgcttgctgacatatttaacctgtcgcttgcacaagcatctgtaccgacctgctttaagtccaccaccatagtgcccgtacccaagaagagcaacgtgacctgcttgaatgactatcgccctatagcactcactcctattgttatgaagtgctttgaaagattagtcatgacccacatcaaaaagagcatcccggcggcaactgtggaccctctacagtttgcatatcgccagaaccggtccacggatgatgcagtcaacactgccatccacacagccctttctcacctacagggccaggacacatacgtcagaatgctatttatagactatagctctgcttttaatacagtcagcccccacaaactcacaaataagctcctcacacttggcctgtctccctccctctgtaactgggtgtttaactttctcacaggcaggccccagtcagtcagagtccacaaccgcacatccagctcaagaattgtgagcactgggaccccacaggggtgtgtgctgagtccgctcctctacacgctcttcacctacgattgcgtggcctcccagaacaacaccagcatcattaaatttgcagatgacactacagtcatcggcctgatcactggtggtgttgaaacatcatacagaagagaggtggcggacctcatagcttggtgtcgtgataacaatctccttctcaatacagataagactaaagagatgatcatcgacccaagaacaagggaaaaggagccgcatagacccctgtttattgatgagactgaggtggagagggtgaaaaccttcaagttccttggcacacacatcagcgaggacctcacctggtctcacaacacccaacaaatgatgaagaagtcccaaaggagactgtacttcctgagaagactgaggaaatttggcatgtccaccacaatcctgagttgcttctacagatgcactatggaaagtgtccttaccgcctccatcactgtttggtacggtaactgtacaacacgtgataggaaggcactccagcgggtgatcaagacctcacagaacattgttggggcagccctcccctcactgcaagacatttataaaactagagtcctacgaagaacacacaacctcatcaaggacagcacacatccacaacactcattattcacactcctaccgtcaggcagacgctacaggagtttgaagtccaggaccacaaggctggcaaacagcttttacccacaggccatcaggctcctcaacgaagcactcgcacacgccgcacgcaacacacgcacacactcatagcactttatttatttatttatttatattatttacttgtattaatgtctcttctgttgttgttgcttaatttattggtatatatgtttatgtgtttatgtttcttatgttcttattctttcatttgttttctttcttttcttgggagaatgaacagaataagattttcattgcatggtataactgctgttgtactatgcacatgacaataaaactctcttgaataaaactctcttgaacacccaagaactacgttactggcgtagtgatacctcgccacaccacaccggctagctactagtcaGCTAGCGACCAGCTTCACCGCActctcgctcacaatgcctcaggccactagcgaaaggtactgctacatattggagctgccgccgctgtgtttttgtttttgacgcgaggtgtagcgttcctttctatgttgctatgtgaaatcaatgcacccaggaaggaagttcccaaaacacttcaagtatgacatgttatcatgagcGTACCTGTtagttactacatgctcacagcatggatagaaaaccataaaaccttgttggagatttttggaggtgttttaatagaggaATTTGTAGGTGGAATATGggtgtcccatgacgtgcattaactcactcaataccaaagacgtactgtagttacacatttttataaacccaaatgcCTGATTCcaacaatgtactgtatttatacgtcttttacgtttttttgcacgagaggaaaaacaaaagaaattttaaaaaaagaggtgacgaaactctccactaatgcatgtcAATTTCGGAGCAATTCTAAGCCATAAAaagggccacaaggtggcagaagtgcacttgataagagctcggcagggatcatagatggggaaaaaaatttaaaaaaatcacaccacagCAAGGACGacgtgtagcatgcagaaggttacgcattgtagggaaattttaacgcatgcgcacacagtttagttcgcaatgtgaaaattgtaaatagttgatggtgtcatatttgtaaataaattgttatttggatgtaaaacaagacttttttgtgttgtttatgttggtatagttgtttagatatttgagctgtcacaaaagcaaacaatattagtgtcaaagtgaaagttatgcttgaaatgaagctggttttctcccttttctagtcaggaactgatattttcctgaaacttacctctgttctactgctgattactaaagaatgcaaaaaggtagaaaaactttttttctgatgaaagatgggagtgtaatgtttcttttggtaggttccatggttatataaccatacaacacaatattctgtgtgccttgaaagatcagtccaaaacatctaaaatgtccactactgaaggggttgtctttgaatgagttaattagcTGCCTTTTTTAGCTGCTGttgtatctttagaatgcacagaaaagagaacgaCGTAGAAAGAAgtatggatgatgggcaaaattccaaaaaaagtgcacttttccctgAAAGGCCTGCAAAGAAAGCAGTGTACCTCTTAGGGTTGACATCGTTGCCTTTGTCCAGTTTGTGCTTGATCATCTTGTAGCGTCCCACCTTCAGGGACGGACGCGTGATGTACATTCCCGCCAAAGACACTCTGAGAAGACAGGAGAGCGTCACCGCAAATGTGGAGGAGCATCACATTTGTCAACAGGTCTCACCTGATCCCAATGTCATCGTCCTCGCCACCCCAGCCCCAGTAGTTGTTGGGAAAGCCGTTCATCTTCAGGTAGTGGAGCGGCATGAGAGCCGACACTCCTCCAAAGTACAAATTGTACGGAAGCCTGCAGGGTAAAAAGGTATTGTCGAGTCAACAATGTGCTCAGGTTGCGCAAATTTGCAGGGTGAGAGACCACACACTTGTAGCCAAACTTGTCCATGGCGACGGCGGCATGCTTGGGGTTGGAGTCGCACACGTAAGTGTTGCGGTCGTCCTCGGGAATGAGGTCCACGTCGTGGAAAAAGAGACAATCCCAGTCCTCCTCTCGCATGGCCTCGCGGAAACCAGCATTCATCAGCTTGGCCCTGTTGAAGGTGTAGTTTCCAGCCTGCACAAGCATAATACATTGAATAAAACTATTATTATATCCTGCCTTGCATCCGGAACACACTAAAGACAGATGATGACCAGTGAGTGGTTTGTGTTGATAGAATGCACACGGAACGATCAACAACACAGTTTTTCCTCTTATTTttcaaattctttatttttaaaaagggacagTGTACATTAATCAACATTTCTTTACAGAAAGTAAATGTACCCGAGTTAGCTGAAAGgctaattttcatcggcagtccCTTTGCCAGATGGTAATAgacccaacaaaacaaaacaacaaaaaagacaccATACACAACAGACATAGACAGAAATACAGTCAGCATTACATATCCCCACAGTACAagttatataataaaattaataaaaccaaaatgaaaaattatAATACAAACACCGCCAAGCCAGCCATATTGGCTACCTTACCATCTACATTTAATTTGTTCACTACCTGACACTGGTAAAATAATGGATAGTACCAGTGATACTGCTTGTGCACACATCTTTGCCATTCAACAAGCCAATTCTTAGCATTGAGTTTAAAAGAGTGATATGATGAAGATTCTCTGACTGATTGTGGTACTGTATTCCATTGATGGGATGCTCTAAATGAGAATACAGCCTGGCTAAATGTAGTTTTCCTGATTGGGATTGTGCAATCTTTTTTAGTGGCACCTCTGGTGGCCCTGGTAGCGGAGGACCGAAATTTTATGAAAGCAGACAGTGGAGGAGGAGCCAAACCGTGCAAGATATTATATACTAGGcagatgtttttgtatttgatgaGATTTTCCCAGCTCAGCAATTTATACTTCTTCAAAATATGGCAATGGTGGTATCTGAAAGGTTTTTTATCCAGTGTTTTAAGTGCTTGTTTATATAATGATTGGAGTAGTTTCATTACAGTGGAGTGTGCATTAGACCAACTTATCAGACAGTATGTGATGTGAGAGATAATCATAGAGAAGAAGTATATCTTGGCTGCTTCAATTGATAGAGAGTCTCTGATAAATCTAAAATTTGACATTCTAAACTTTACCTTATTGCAGACTTTCTTTATGTGATTTTTGAAGCTGAGATTCGAGTCAATGTGTAGTCCTAGATATTTAAATTCTGTAACAACCTGGAGCCTCTCACTAGAGACAGAAATTACCAGATTCATGTTTGAACTGCTCATccttgaaaaaaacatacagaccgtttttgtaacatttaactGCAAACAACGTTGATTTAAACAGGATGTAATTCTCACCATTGCATCAGTTAGCTTAGTCTCAACCTCCCCTGCCGTCTTCCCATGACCTCGGATTACTGTGTCATCAGCATACATCAAGATGTCACATGACTCACACACAAAAGGGAGATCATTAACGTACATGCTGAATAGAAGTGGGCCTAGTACTGAGCCTTGCGGGACACCAGTTGATAACCCTAAGACATTGGAATTATGGTTATGATTTTTAACCAACTGAAAGCGAGACGAGAGGTATGACTGTAATACAGTATAGAGTGATTAACAGTATCAAATGCTTTCCGCAGGTCTAGGAAGACAGCACCCACTGCCCCCCCTCCCCGGTCCATGGGTGACTTGATTTTTTCAACAAAGTAGCAAGTGGCAGTTTCTGTAGAGTGGTTCGCTCTGAACCCAAATTGCATTGGATGCAGTGCGAAAGTGCTATTGTTGAGGTGGTCAATGGTTTGTTTGGCAACCAAtttttctaaaacttttgagaCAGTGGGTAACATGCTGATAGGCCGGTAGTTTGAAGTGAGGAAAGGATCCCCTCCTTTAAAAACTGGAACAACGGCAGCAAGTTTCCACGCTTCTGGAAATATCCCCTGACTTGGTGAAGCGTTAATAATGTGTGTTAATGGACCAGCTATTGACTCACTAACTTCTTTAAGTATGAATGTGTCCATCCCATACACATCCTTTGCTCTGGATGTCTTGAGAGATGTTATCACTTTTGTGACTTCAGTTCTTGACACAGGTTTAAAAACAAACCGTGGCTCATTTCTGTTTGCTATGACAGTACTAGTAGTACACTCATTATATTGAACTGGGAAACTCCGAGCTATGTCCGCAACCGACTCAACAAAGTAATGATTGAATGTCTCAGCCACATCGGTTGGGTTTTGTAGGATGGTACCATTAACTTTAAATTCAATTTCTTTCGTAAAAGTATGATTTTGACCagttagtttatttatttgagtCCAGATGCTTTTCGAGTTGCCGTGGCAGTTttcaataatagaaataaagaaATCTGCTTTAGCTTTTCTCATTTGTCTAATCACTCTGTTCCTCAGTATAGTAAATATCTGCCTGTCATGGCTCAGTTTAGTTTTTATGGCTACTTTTAAAGCGGTATCTCTGTCCTTCATTTGTTTTGAGTTTGATTAGTTTGACATTGTCAGTCAGCCATGGGAGAGACTGCTTCTGGCTTTTGCGTTTAGTTCTGACTGTGAATTCCTTGATTTtgctttgtatgttctctataaaaTTCTGACTAATTATTTCCACATCATTGTCTGAAAGTAGATTGTCCCAGTTCAGGTTTGTTATGGCTGTTTTGAAA
It contains:
- the si:dkey-199f5.8 gene encoding beta-1,4-galactosyltransferase 3, whose translation is MVKLQSKWRYLFMFLGIQLVVMALLSREGYQKRVTYFIRIFRKLEGTGTPGRNHTTSHVPGGDVYANLSQLSKGQNSGEVVFYCPKTSPLIGGPIHITFPSGLTLAEVQRKNPLVVRGGRYRPPDCEARHRTAIIIPHRHREHHLRFLLYYLHPFLQRQQLNYGIYVIHQAGNYTFNRAKLMNAGFREAMREEDWDCLFFHDVDLIPEDDRNTYVCDSNPKHAAVAMDKFGYKLPYNLYFGGVSALMPLHYLKMNGFPNNYWGWGGEDDDIGIRVSLAGMYITRPSLKVGRYKMIKHKLDKGNDVNPKRFNMLAKTRQMWKEDGMNTAEYEVLSREYLPLYTNITVNIGTEAGLHPPPQTAAPPARPATQAASAAKPGK